GTGTTTTTGATTTATAAGCGGCAACATAGAGTAAGAATTTGTTGCAAATATAAGTATAACATATCAatccttgtttttttttttcttttttatttgcttttactGTTAGAAATATGCTTTGTGACATTATTTCTATAGTTTCAATCTAAATACCACCCTAATTCATATTCGTTTTCAAGAGTAGGACTCAGATTCGAACTCGGATTCACGGGTCTAAATTTTCAAGACCCATATCCGTGAATATTGCAGATCCAGATTCAAAATGGGTCTGACtagttttttgcttttttaaaaaaaaaatttagattgtGTTGAGATTGCGATAAAGCTGTATTCATTGACTAATGATAATAGTATGTAGGAAAAATTActgtgaataatccaacctattttccATTATCTGCCAATAATTccactttttgaattttttttaataatctaacctttacTTTCAATTTGTTGCTAATGGACCATTTAGAAAGTGACCTGCTATATCAGGTTTACCTCTCATATTCTcttttctttataataatacaaCCTATTTCTCATTACTTgtcaataatctcacctttttaattttttttaataatccaacctttgtttttattttcttgcaAATGGACTTTTCAAGAagctaaatattcaatttttctttGCCGCTAGTTTATAATAACCAAACATATATCATCCATATTGttaagtctcttttaatttctttaacacattttctcttcaattattatcaaaaaatctAAACGAATCCAAATCCAACGAGTCTAATTTTTCAGAACCTAAATCCGTTAAAACAAATACGGATTCACAGATCTGGATCGAGTCCAATACGATTCTCATCCCTAGTTTAGAGAATAATATGGTTAGCCTGTTGGCAAAAAGCTTTTCTATCCATCTATATGATATAAACTTGCGTAAAGGTCAATAATCCTACATCTCctgaaagattgaaaaaaatgagattatttatctacttaattccaaatataagattggggaaaacttatgtcccaaaataagcttccgtacatccaatcCTAACTTCGGgtagagtcgctgttagtaacaacgaaagtgaaaaaaaaaaaaaattaaaagcccaaagtcgctgttactaacagcgactaaaatatatatatatatatatatatatatatatatatatatatatatatatatatatatttatttatattttaatttaagtcgctgttagtagtAACCTTAACATTCAATTTTGGATTTAACCTGACTATGAGTAGTATTTTGGATCTGAAATACAATGATAGCAAGAGGCAAGACACTTTAAGAGATAATTGTCAACACTGATCAGTATGATGTATAAGCAAAGTACTTGTAAGTATAAAATAAGGGAATTCAAAGCCAATAAAGATTGTAGGAGTTATGAACCATAGAAGCTCCTTAATTTAGACCTTTAATACCTAAAGAGAAGGAAATTGACATTGCTACTCCTAAAAAATGTACTTTAAAACCCCCAAAAGGCCTCAATCAGGTTGACAggataaaaaaagaaaaccggAAGGATAAAGAAAATGTGGGGCAAGGCAGTGCGATGAGCGCTAGAGAGGATGGTGGCTATCAGAGCTAGAAGCAATCAACAGAGTACAGTCAGGGCAAGGGAAGATTGGTAGAGGTATCGGTGTATGTAATTGTTACAAAGATTCAACAACCATAATTGGCCATGGCCACAAGTCTAAGTGTCATCGGATAGAAAAAAAGAAACCcatactcttttttttattactactaacagcgacttaaatttttttaaaaaaatttagtcgctgttagtaacagcgactttgggcttttaattttttattttttttaggtcgctgttactaacagcaactttgggctttaaaatttttttttttcactttcgctgttactaacagcgactctacCCGAAGCTAGgattggatgtacggaagcttattttgggacataagttttccccaatcttatatttggaattaagtagataaataatctcatttttttcaaattttcacatctCCTTACATTGAAATAAATGAAATCTAATGCAAAATagttatacaaaaaaaaaaatcatattttgttaaaaattcttaaatttgATGTGACTTATAGAAAACCATTCATGAAAATACAATCTTATCAATAACTAGTATCCCTCTATTTTGATTTGTtactcttatttatttatttggcaAATCCTAATGCAAACTTAAAAgtcaataaattttaattatgagcGTTTGAAAAATCTAAAAgatgatatttagaaaatatatatcaagCCGAATCTATTAAGGTCCTACATGAATATACCTTTTCATATAAATCGATGagaaatcataataaaaatttgacactaaaattaataaattatatttgagaaGAAAGTTTGAAAATGGATAGAGTAAttacttaaaaagcaaaaagatattaaaatgtaaactaaataaaaaacataatagtatatatatatattttataaaagcaGGTGGATGGGCTTACCTGCAAATAATTTTGGgagttactattttttttttctttttgaataattattataattttaattttattattgttgttattattaatattattaattttatttatattctttttgaacaatatgaaaaagttaattattattattattgttgttattaatattattattatcattattattattattataaataagaaatttgtagggagtgataaagttgtaattttttaaaaattaggggcaaatttgtaatttcatttggaggggtggtgataaaatgaaaaaggtgacGATATTTAAGAATTGGGATAATTTTTATGTGTTGTTAAGTGCTTTTTATACTTAAACGAACAGGTTTAGCCCGTCCATTTATAATTAGCTCTAGTTTAAGGTTTTGACGCGTGTCACTTGTGGGTTCCGAAACTATAGTTTTGGCTACAACAAGTCAGAAAATGGCACAATGTTCTCGCACCTtcattaactttttttctttccaaataaaaaattactaattctataaaaagaaaatatttttatgtttttctcaCTCTTATTCTTTTTCCGCTGAAAAATCTCAattttcttcatctttaatttcttccTCAAAAATCTCGACCGCGAAAGAAGCTTTTACAATTAGCCTTTGCCGCTCAAAACTTAAACCAattcaaaaaccctaaatcgaTTTAGAATtatctatttctattttttctccctctttttccTCTTAGATACATGTATATTGTACTTCCAGATCTGTTAATTTTCCTTTTATGTTCTTTTTCCATTTTcacttattttcaattttaataacTGTAACAAGGTTAAGATCTGTTCTATCAAAAATTTGTTTGGCGAATTCAAATCCGAGGAGGTAATTTTTCTGTTTCCCATTTTCCTTCTATAttatattgatttctattactaTGTTCTTTATTTTGCATGGATTTCGTTTCTTTTTAGAATAGTACTTTGTTGATTTgacattattttaatttgttaatctaGGGTTTCTTCTTTGGAAGATTATTATACACGTTCTTTGAATGTTTGTACAAGGATTTGACACTCTTATTTGCATTGATTTCGAGCTTTGTTTTGAATGGTGGTTTTACTCAATTGGGGAACTTTAATATATAGATACTGGAAGTGTTGGGTATCAAATTCAAAATCTGAATCGATTATTATGGGAGAAAGGGAAAATTCTGTATTAGCATTACCCAGTAATGAAATTGATGATTTAAAGAATGATACAAATGTATTGAAGAGGGATTTGGGTTGTGTTCTTAATGAAGCAGAGTTTGAGGCATCACCTAGAAAGAAACTTGCAATTGAACCCTCCCATACAAATTTCGATGATATATTATCTGAAGTATTGGACCCTATAGTTCCGATGACGGTAGAGAACAAAAATGAGAATGAGAATGAGAATGAAAACAATAACGAGAATGAGAATGAGAATGCTTCGAGCTTGGAGACTACTAGCAATCATCCAGCTGACTTAGATGGAAGTTGTATTAATCGTGCTATTTGTAATGAAACATCTGAAAGTTCAGGAAATTCCTGCACTATGAATTGTAGTGATGAGGTGACTAGGGGTAGCGATTCTTTTGGAGTTTCAACTTCCCAAGTTACACGGGAAATCCCTAAACATGCTAGCACCACCGGTATTCGAAAGATTACATTCAAGTTTCGTAAGAGTAAAGAGGGTtgtgaaaataaattatctaCACCAGCTCGAGTTTCCTCAAACGGGCTTTATGATGGTGATTCAGTTATTGATTCTAATGATGAGCTTGGGTTGGATGATTCGCACGATCGTTTCTTGTATAATATGGAGTTGAAGATGTCGAAAAAGGTTCTCCCAGATAGCTATCCCACAAACGTTAAAAAGCTGTTGGCAACTGGTATATTGGAAGGAGCAAAAGTGAAATATATTTGCACTTCTGGGAAGgttgttttgatttgttttcttCCTTGTATTAATTCTCATGAAATATCTGTTCTCATGTTAATCTGACTtgccatttttattttaatgattcGTAGAAGGAGATACCTGGGGAAATACGAGGTTGTGGATACCTCTGTGGCTGTTCAGCTTGTAACTTTACCAATGTGAGCTTCTTccgcactttttttttttggttttgagcTTCTTCTGCTGAAATTATTTACCAGTTTATTAATTATGCGCAGGTCCTTAGTGCCTATGAATTTGAGCAGCATGCTGGTGGGGCGAAAACCAGACATCCAAACAATCACATCTTTTTGGAGAATGGGAGGCCAATTTACAACATTATTGAAGAGCTGAAGACTGCTCCGTTTGGGCTACTTGAGGAAGTGGTGACTCATATTGCTGGCTCATCTGTCAATCAAGCCTCATTCCAAGCTTGGAAAGGTGGTTATttcttttgattaaatttttttctcttagtAGGAATGCTGAAGAACCATCATTTTGATGTATTCGTGCTTACAAGCTTTTGTAAATGTTCTTCAGAAGGTCTTCAACAGTGCAATGAGTTGATTCAGACAGAAAGGAAATGTCAAAGTAAATTGTGTAGCGTTTCTTCAACACATAACAGGTGAGAAAAATGTTTTGCTTCTGTTAGTGTTGCTTCATCTTGATGCCTTTGGTCCACATTTTTGTTGCTCATGTCTAAGTAGGGGTGTGTTCATTAGCGGGTACCCGGCATTTCGGGTACCCGAAAAGCCGGGTATCCGGCTAGTTCTGTACCTTTTTTAACGACACATGCCTCGGCCCAATTAATGCGGGTACCCGGATTTCGGGTATCCGGATAAGTCGGGTTGGGAATCCGGGTAcccgattttatttttttgatatttttggaACAAGCCTAATTTGTATGAACTGCAACTGAAGTCAACTAGAGAAAACTAATTCAATTGCTCTTCAAAACATTGAGATATGCAAGAAAACAAGAATCAAGCTTAAGGTTTTAGAACTTAGATTTTGTTGCAGACAACTACTTCAAACAAGCAGAAATTAAGCCCTTGGGAAATGTAGAGTTGTAAGCTAGTAGAATTACCATTTGGAgaatataatagaaatttagCTCCAGAAATTGTACCAACCTTTTTTTGGTTGATGAAACCTGAACAAGTATaccatgttattttaattaagatTAATAATGATTTGTTGACAGCCAATTATTGGGAATAGGGATATAAAAGCTTTTTTACTTGTAGACATCATTGTTAGGAATTAAAACATGTTTTTAAGGCCTTTGGAAAGTGCATATCCATCCTATTCTCTAGATATTTGAACAAGGTAGTATAAAAGAAAATCTTGCAGTGCTCTAGTTGGGGTCTTAATTTATATGCGTGGGCATCAGTAGTTTATATAGCTTGTATAGTTTTCTACGTACAATCATGCCTAAAGTAGGCTAATTTGTTGTATAAGATTAAATGATGTATTTTCTTAATTGTTCTTAGGTTTATATGGAATTATGAGACATCATTTGTTGTATAGAAAGGGGGAAAATAGTGGAATAATGAATCAACACATTCCTTTTAGAGGTGAGAAATCTCAAAACATCTAATATCGTCATAAATATATCATAATCTCAAATGCCAACATAATCACCTAATAAGGGAACACCTTTTTGTACTTCTTACTCTTCCTCTTTAGCCTTTTGTTATGTCTAGCTATACAAATGCTTCAATTTCATTCTCTTTCCTCCTAGCTTTTTTTTAACTGGCGCAAAAAATGCACGAACTTTGATTATAGGCAAATTCTTATTTGTGGGCAAGTGTTGTTTTGCACTTTCGTTTTGGCGTTTTGTTAGCCAAAAAAGTGATTATCGTTGGTAGCCAGCAAAACTTATTGTCATTGGTAGCCATGTGTTTCTTGAAGTACTTAAATAGTAATTTCAACGGTCTCAAAAACGTAAAATGCGTTGTTAATGtttgtaataataacaattatttctatttttagaaaataacaatTATCCTTCATACTTTCTATCTCTTCTAGTCCTTAATGTAGGTTCAATGAAGGTTATACCACCATCCACTTAATCATTACCGTCGCCATCACCGACATGTAAAGCCCCACTCACCTTGCCATAAGTTGATAATCGTTGAAGATGTCAACCTCCCTCTTAAAATTGGATTAATGGAAAATTTTATCATGATGTGTTCAAAATTAACCACTTTCTTCGACATTTTGACAAGCGAATTCGAGTGAGAAAATATAGGTGACAATTTGGGTGTCTTATGCTGACCATCTAAGTTAGTCATTGATGAAGTGTTGTAATTTGAGTTGTAGTCAGCAAATGCGAAAAGCTACGGTAAGGTGTTCTGCAAGTAGTAGTGTAAGGTGGTGGTTGTTCCTTTGTGGGAGAAAGGGAACCTTTGTGGAAGAAAGGTTAAGATTTAAGATAGAATTTGAATTAGATTTGTGGGGTTGTGATGTGGGTGTGGGTTTAGGAGCATCGAGTATCTGAATAAGGTTTAAGGGTTTTGGGTGTGGTGGAGATAGGTCTAGTAGCATCTGAGGTGTGGGCCGTGTGGCTTATGTGGTGTTGGTGGTATGTAGCTTTTATGGTGTTGTGGTGAGGTGGAGTCATGCCAAGATGCTTTTATAGGTCTTTGTGGTGTTCATGGAGGCTTTTACGGAGATAGAGATAGAGATGTGGGGTACTTTTTTAGCTCATTATGTTATGGTTTGTGAATTTCAAGAAGCATAAGAACTATTTTTTCCACCCATGTCTAGAGTAATTTCGTAACTCATGTGTTTGAGTTGCTTACCATCATTACGTACCTATTACCTAtcaatttattactaattttaacTTTGAATGTTTTCATACTTTCCTTGGGAGTGCCTACTGAACGGGAGTACGGAACAATGTGTTTGCCATGAGAGTTTGGCTTTGTTTTGTCAAGGCTTTTTTTGCTTTCTTTGTCAGGAATTTGTGCTTTTAAAGATATTATATTAGCCTCACTTGCGAGGAGTGGAATACGATTTGGGaggatataaaattataatgttAGTTTTAAAAGTACGAGTTGTTGTTGGAAAGATTTTTACCAGGTACCATTGAAGTAAAACCTCTTATAAATTATTCAATATGTATTTGTCGtttcttttataatttaaattgcCAATACCTAACTATTTGGTTACAGAATCTTCATAATGTAGTTGAATGCTTGCATCATTCGTGTCTAGTTGTTGTGTTGTCAAACTGCAATGATTTTGCTAGGTTTATTTTTAGTCTAAAAGCACACCTCAAGTGCACTTAAGCTCAAGGTATGTGTTAACAGCGCCTCTAGAAGGCTGAAGCAAGGTTACATGGGCAAGGTATGctcatcctttttttttttccaaaaatactTCATGCATATTTTTAAGAGCACCATTTATTTTGGGCTTGTAAATAAGGAATGATGTGATTGCCAACAAGATTGTAAGTGTACTGAAAGGTTCCATTCAAATGAATAGAAGATATAGAGAGAGGGTATGGTCTCTAGGTGTTTGAATTGTGATACCTTGACCGGCAAACTTGTTGAGAAGTGCTTATGAAAAAGAATGGTGCAAATGATGAGAAATTTCCCGAAAGGGCAAATGGTACACTTGAAGAAAAAGTATAGGAAGTAGAAAACTAAAAGTGGCTTAGGTGAGACTTGAGAGGCAACCCCAGCACCTTAGTTGTATCTTTGTGATTAAATTTTGGATTAACAAAGtgcaaaattctaaaaaatggATCACTAAAGTGGAATTTTGCCCTATCAAGGTGCACAAAGGGTAATTTCTTTAGGATAAAAGTGAAATTTGCTTGATTGTTGTAGACATTTTTTTTATAGCTCTGTCGCTGTTGGTATCTCCTCGCGTTTATTCTTGAATAGTATACAATCAACCATATATTTTTCCTTATGAGTTCCATAGTTAATAATATACACCCTTTTCTCCTCTTTGACTCTTTATTCCATCATGTCAATTCTTTTTCCTTGATGACTGTTTTGTAATTGAAGACTGATTGGAGtttgttctttaattttttaataaaaaactatATCTTGATAATGGTTGTGAACCATGGGTATGTTTCTTAATTGAATATATACTTCACCTTTTGACGAGTAGTACATTCCGTTTTTCATTTGTTATATGCACTTTATTTGATTGATCATTTGTTAGTTTTCAATTATTATATGACATTTCCCTTCAATTCCACAATGATGAATATGAAGTTGGATTTTTGGGTCTCTCTTTTTTCAGTTGTTGCCGAGGCATTTAGAACAAAAAGAAGTGGGTGGAGAAATGATGTAGTGTTTGGTTGTACTTGGAATCTGTTGTTTTTTGTCAAAGGTGCTGGTTTAATGAAAGGAGAATTGTTTCTATACTAGTGAATTTTTTGTCTCTACAATTTGATTTTGGAAtgatatttactattttatcaATCTTGTTTTCATAAAATTGAAGAATTTGTTCCCACCTAATTATATAGGACTTATTATGTGTACTTACTAATATCGATTATTTATGAGTTTTGAGTTGCACAAGCCAATTTGTTTTGTTACAGAATCCATTCAATACAACAAAAACAGTTGAATCATCATGAATGCATCACACCACTTTGTTTGTTCCTTTAACGATATTCCATAAATATTTTTCGCATAGTTTCAgttgttttatctttttttttcggGTCTCTAATACTGAATTAATTTCTCAGCTTGACAAGAGTATCTATGAATGATGAGCAAGGAGTTTTTAAAAGAAGATTTTTGCCTTCAAAACAGGAGGGGAAacggttagattttaaaaaacatatatacttctatttagATTTCCAATTGTTCGAGTTATCATTGGGTGCATTGTTTACCTTTGAGTTTCATTTTCTGTAGGTTGAATGATTCTACATCATTCTATACTGGATTACAGAAAAGAAGTGGTGAAGGTGGTGTGAAGAAGAGGTAGTTGATGGTTCTTTTTGAcattttgaatttgttgttaCATGTTTGCTTTATGCTTACTTTAAATCTCTTCTCATGGTTCATGTTGCAGGGATAATGATCTGCACAGATTGCTCTTTTTACCAAAGGGGCTTCCAGATGGTGCTTATTTGGCATACTATGCTAAAGGACAGGTCAGCTACCACGTCTCCTTTTTCTACTTCTCTGTCTCATTGGGCTAGTTCGTCCAAAATACAgcattttcttggttttttctTACCATATCATTGTGTTAGCAGAGTTTACTCACTAATTTGACTTATCTTCCTATACAGAAAGTTCTTGATGGTTACAAGCAAGGTAATGGTATTGTCTGTGGTCATTGTGAGTATGAGGTAAACTATTGAACCTTTTGCCTGtactgattgttattattatggttCTGGGTTTTGAGATGATTGCTCTCTCTATCTTACGAGGTGCAGATTAGCCCTTCGCAATTTGAAGCTCATGCAGGATGGGCGGCCAGAAGACAACCGTGAGTATAGACAACTGCCTTTTGTCTTTTGATTGAactttgaaatgagtatgacctatttatttttaattttccttttgcAGTTATCGGCACATTTATACTGCCAATGGGCTTACTCTACATGACCTAGCCATTTCGCTAGCAAATGGACAGACTCTGACTACTGGAAACAATGATGACATGTGTACACTATGTGGAGATAGAGGAGAGCTGATTCCTTGTGGCGGCTGCCCTAGGGCTTTCCACCAAAGTAAATTTCTTTTCATGTTTTCTGATATTGGAAATTGTATTGAGGGATCACTTTTGAGTTTTGGATTAAAGTACTTTTGTTGTATGATcttctaaattttttaatatggtGTTTGAGCAAGCCATTCCATTCCATTGCTGCCAGTTAACAATCATGTTGGTTTGAACGTAATTTTTGAATGTGGATCTTTTAGTAACTGCctcttcattgttcttttgcTTGTAAGTGTAAAAATGTGAAATTGTGGCTTAGGAATCGTCAGCTCATTGGTGTTTGCTGGTTTATGGAGGCATGCAATTCAATCTTTTGGGAGCGTGTATCTACTCGGTTGTAGCAGTTTCTAAATATAGACTCAAATAAGTGGTCTTCTAAGTTGTCTTACTAAATGCTTATGCATGAAGATAGTGGTGCGTATATTTGAGTGAATAAGGTGTTAAGGTTGAGTATTTCCATACACTTTGTCCTGTGGGGATAGTTTCTTGGAAATTTATTCAAATCATTGTTCTAAAACAAGGCCGTATCGCATCAGCTGTGTAAAGGTTTTCAGAAAAAACTAACCTGTATTTCCTATAAATATTGGCATGTGCAGTCTATCAAATGGCTGTATGGAAATACTTAACCCAGATGTTAGATGTTCTATCAAATGGATGTGTGGTTCCTTTACATATTGGCGTTTGAAGTATAAAAGTAGATCACCCATAGACGTTATATCAGCTTCGttatattagaattttgtttcAACAGTTTGCTCTTGTTTTGTCTTCCTACCGGTATCGATTTTCTCCCTTTTGTGTTTGTCTTCCTACTGGCATTAGTTTCTCCCTCTTgcagtattattttattaaatgt
The sequence above is drawn from the Amaranthus tricolor cultivar Red isolate AtriRed21 chromosome 5, ASM2621246v1, whole genome shotgun sequence genome and encodes:
- the LOC130812654 gene encoding uncharacterized protein LOC130812654 isoform X1; protein product: MVVLLNWGTLIYRYWKCWVSNSKSESIIMGERENSVLALPSNEIDDLKNDTNVLKRDLGCVLNEAEFEASPRKKLAIEPSHTNFDDILSEVLDPIVPMTVENKNENENENENNNENENENASSLETTSNHPADLDGSCINRAICNETSESSGNSCTMNCSDEVTRGSDSFGVSTSQVTREIPKHASTTGIRKITFKFRKSKEGCENKLSTPARVSSNGLYDGDSVIDSNDELGLDDSHDRFLYNMELKMSKKVLPDSYPTNVKKLLATGILEGAKVKYICTSGKKEIPGEIRGCGYLCGCSACNFTNVLSAYEFEQHAGGAKTRHPNNHIFLENGRPIYNIIEELKTAPFGLLEEVVTHIAGSSVNQASFQAWKEGLQQCNELIQTERKCQSKLCSVSSTHNSLTRVSMNDEQGVFKRRFLPSKQEGKRLNDSTSFYTGLQKRSGEGGVKKRDNDLHRLLFLPKGLPDGAYLAYYAKGQKVLDGYKQGNGIVCGHCEYEISPSQFEAHAGWAARRQPYRHIYTANGLTLHDLAISLANGQTLTTGNNDDMCTLCGDRGELIPCGGCPRAFHQTCLSLLDAPVGDWRCPNCNERKSNVDSLTSSKPIIIRLSRVVKNSETVCGGCALCRENDFSVDNFDDRTVIICDQCEKEYHVGCLRKDGRCDLKELPKDKWFCCNDCDRIFVTLSNLVVRGSDDIPSSESIKINRKLLEKGLSEVSDVDIQWRILSGKCRHDEHLPLLSKAISIFRECFSPIKAKTGRDLIPVMVYGRNISGQEFGGMYCVLLTVKSVVVSAGLLRVFGREVAELPLVATSKAYQGKGYFLTLFSRIEKLLCDLGVQNLVLPAADKAKYMWVNRLGFRDMSLERLSVYTREFQLTEFSGTVMLEKKVGSC
- the LOC130812654 gene encoding uncharacterized protein LOC130812654 isoform X2, coding for MVVLLNWGTLIYRYWKCWVSNSKSESIIMGERENSVLALPSNEIDDLKNDTNVLKRDLGCVLNEAEFEASPRKKLAIEPSHTNFDDILSEVLDPIVPMTVENKNENENENENNNENENENASSLETTSNHPADLDGSCINRAICNETSESSGNSCTMNCSDEVTRGSDSFGVSTSQVTREIPKHASTTGIRKITFKFRKSKEGCENKLSTPARVSSNGLYDGDSVIDSNDELGLDDSHDRFLYNMELKMSKKVLPDSYPTNVKKLLATGILEGAKVKYICTSGKKEIPGEIRGCGYLCGCSACNFTNVLSAYEFEQHAGGAKTRHPNNHIFLENGRPIYNIIEELKTAPFGLLEEVVTHIAGSSVNQASFQAWKGLQQCNELIQTERKCQSKLCSVSSTHNSLTRVSMNDEQGVFKRRFLPSKQEGKRLNDSTSFYTGLQKRSGEGGVKKRDNDLHRLLFLPKGLPDGAYLAYYAKGQKVLDGYKQGNGIVCGHCEYEISPSQFEAHAGWAARRQPYRHIYTANGLTLHDLAISLANGQTLTTGNNDDMCTLCGDRGELIPCGGCPRAFHQTCLSLLDAPVGDWRCPNCNERKSNVDSLTSSKPIIIRLSRVVKNSETVCGGCALCRENDFSVDNFDDRTVIICDQCEKEYHVGCLRKDGRCDLKELPKDKWFCCNDCDRIFVTLSNLVVRGSDDIPSSESIKINRKLLEKGLSEVSDVDIQWRILSGKCRHDEHLPLLSKAISIFRECFSPIKAKTGRDLIPVMVYGRNISGQEFGGMYCVLLTVKSVVVSAGLLRVFGREVAELPLVATSKAYQGKGYFLTLFSRIEKLLCDLGVQNLVLPAADKAKYMWVNRLGFRDMSLERLSVYTREFQLTEFSGTVMLEKKVGSC